The Prunus persica cultivar Lovell chromosome G8, Prunus_persica_NCBIv2, whole genome shotgun sequence genome includes a region encoding these proteins:
- the LOC18768241 gene encoding peroxidase 12, with amino-acid sequence MAASSSASFTFFSLLLVSSLFVSSLFCVSEAQPSVPVVKGLSWSFYESSCPNLNSIIRKHLKKVFKEDIGQAAGLLRLHFHDCFVQGCDGSVLLEGSASGPSEQEAPPNLTLRAKAFQIINDLRELIHKKCGRVVSCSDITALAARDSVFLSGGPDYDVPLGRKDGLNFATQNATQANLPPPSSNTSKLLTDLAKKNLDATDVVALSGGHTIGLGHCSSFTDRLYPTQDPTMDKTFANDLKEICPAEDTNATTVLDIRSPDTFDNKYYVDLMNRQGLFTSDQDLYTDKRTKDIVKSFAVNQTLFFEEFVKSMIKMGQLSVLTGSRGEIRADCSVRNSDNKSYLSSVVEEDEESLSEF; translated from the exons AtggctgcttcttcttctgcttcattcacctttttctctctgcttctggtttcttctctctttgtttcttctttgttttgtgtCTCAGAGGCACAACCTTCTGTCCCTGTGGTTAAAGGGCTTTCGTGGTCCTTCTACGAGTCTAGCTGCCCTAATCTCAACTCCATAATCAGAAAACACCTCAAGAAAGTCTTCAAGGAGGACATTGGCCAAGCTGCTGGCTTGCTTCGTCTCCATTTCCATGACTGCTTTGTTCAG GGATGTGATGGGTCGGTTTTGCTGGAGGGATCAGCCAGTGGACCAAGTGAGCAGGAGGCGCCTCCCAACCTGACCTTGAGGGCAAAGGCttttcaaatcatcaatgacCTCCGTGAGCTTATTCACAAGAAGTGTGGCAGAGTTGTCTCTTGTTCTGATATCACAGCCTTGGCTGCAAGAGATTCTGTTTTCCTG TCGGGTGGCCCTGACTATGATGTGCCATTGGGAAGAAAGGATGGGCTAAACTTTGCAACACAAAATGCAACCCAAGCAAACCTTCCCCCTCCCTCAAGCAACACAAGCAAACTTCTCACAGACCTGGCAAAGAAGAACCTAGATGCCACAGATGTTGTAGCCCTCTCTGGTGGCCACACCATTGGCCTTGGCCATTGCTCCTCCTTCACTGACAGGCTCTACCCAACCCAAGACCCTACCATGGACAAAACTTTTGCCAATGACCTCAAGGAAATTTGCCCTGCAGAAGACACCAACGCCACCACCGTGCTCGATATCCGTTCACCGGACACATTCGACAACAAATACTACGTCGATCTCATGAACCGCCAAGGTTTATTCACATCGGACCAAGATTTGTACACGGATAAAAGGACAAAGGACATTGTCAAGAGCTTTGCTGTTAACCAGACCTTGTTCTTTGAGGAGTTTGTGAAATCTATGATCAAGATGGGGCAATTAAGCGTGCTGACTGGCTCCAGAGGCGAAATTCGTGCAGATTGCTCGGTGAGGAATTCGGACAATAAGAGTTACTTGTCCTCTGTGGTTGAAGAGGATGAGGAGAGCTTGTCTGAGTTTTAG
- the LOC18767367 gene encoding tetratricopeptide repeat protein 1: protein MLIEDEERERHSDVNPSKPSSSTNKDASDGFETASDGELGLNGSDNDDETQQQHQVQEEQQSLSQTDDLKQKAFEQANDVKLEGNRLFGSGQYEEALSQYVLALHLAPDMPLSVELRSICHANSAICFSKLGKYEDAIKECTKALELNPSYMKALLRRAEAHEKLEHFDEAIADMKKILELDPSNDQAKKTIHRLGPLAEEKREKMKEEMIGKLKDMGNSLLGRFGMSVDNFKAVKDPNTGSYSLSFQR, encoded by the exons ATGCTGATAGAAgacgaagagagagaaaggcaTAGCGATGTGAATCCCTCAAAACCCTCGTCTTCCACCAACAAAGATGCCTCTGATGGCTTCGAAACTGCCAGCGACGGCGAACTTGGACTCAATGGTAGCGACAACGACGACGAAACCCAACAACAGCACCAAGTCCAAGAGGAGCAGCAGAGTCTCTCTCAGACCGACGACTTGAAACAG AAAGCATTTGAACAAGCAAATGATGTCAAATTGGAAGGCAATAGACTGTTTGGCAGTGGGCAATATGAAGAGGCATTATCACAGTATGTGCTTGCTTTACACCTTGCGCCTGACATGCCATTATCTGTGGAATTACGTTCAATATGTCACGCAAACAGTGCAATATGCTTCTCGAAATTG GGAAAATATGAGGACGCAATCAAGGAATGCACAAAAGCATTAGAACTAAATCCTTCATATATGAAAGCTCTGCTTAGAAGAGCAGAAGCTCATGAAAAACTAGAGCATTTTGACGAGGCTATTGCTG ACATGAAAAAAATCTTGGAACTTGATCCTTCAAATGACCAAGCCAAGAAGACCATTCACCGCTTGGGGCCGCTGGctgaagaaaagagagaaaagatgaAAGAGGAGATGATTg GGAAGCTGAAAGATATGGGCAACTCTTTGTTAGGCCGTTTCGGAATGAGCGTTGACAACTTCAAAGCTGTCAAAGATCCAAACACTGGCTCCTATTCTCTTTCATTCCAACGTTAG